A genomic region of Notamacropus eugenii isolate mMacEug1 chromosome 3, mMacEug1.pri_v2, whole genome shotgun sequence contains the following coding sequences:
- the SMCR8 gene encoding guanine nucleotide exchange protein SMCR8 isoform X1 has translation MISAPDVVAFTKEEEYEDEPYHEPALPEEYSVPLFPFASQGANPWSKLSGAKFSRDFILISEFSEQVGPQPLLTIPDDTKVFGTFDLNYFSLRIMSVDYQASFVGHPSGCAYPKLNFVEDSKVVLGDSKEGAFAYVHHLTLYDLEARGFVRPFCMAYISTDELKIMQQFQELSAEFSKASECLKKGNRKAFANELEKKLKDLDYTRTVLHTETEIQKKASDKWFYSSQAIEKANELASVEKSIIEHQDLLKQIRSYPHRKLKASDSYPCEPERVQDQSADQASTTSNPDESAERNLYRRRTSYTPKLIKAKSAKCFDKKLKTLEELCDTEFFTQTLAQLNHIEHMFRGDLCYLLTSQIDRALLKQQCVTNFLFEDLVILDDKVVEKQDNTPIEYSQDKLHSRSLEDCPIPKVLINVGSFKSSVESVLIKMEQEVGDEFKESEVPESGIYDHQENLDYLDMDMKGSISSGESIEVLGTEKSTSVLSKSDSQASLTIPLSPQVVRSKAVSRRTISEDSIEVLSTCPSEALIPDDFKASYPSAINEEPYVEEPYAEDDEGAIHFSASVSQQDLGETEGSSENMLAQTDSACCIGKESSSLLIPNSDQTQKQFDEDGVVSIPPQRYKERQQGFHVDFSVDNINSSSQENTTEGLSPYDLDPSCLRSSRDVSKISLNEYGDSTSYMSSAASTSSDRTPSPAHHIGLFSERHKKKAGQNALKFIRQYPFAHPAIYSLLSGRTLIVLGEDEAIVKKLVTALSIFVPNYGKYAKPVKHWVSSPLHIMDFQKWKLIGLQRVVSPAGVNTLHSLNRYSRYTSILDLDNKTLRCPLYRGTLVPRLADHRTQIKRGSTYYMHVQSVLTQLCSKAFLYAFCHHLHLPINEKETEQSVVGRQVNFLKLHLGLVNEDVKVVQYLAELLKLQYIQEPVRPNPSMLRFDYVPSFLYKI, from the exons ATGATCAGCGCCCCTGACGTGGTGGCCTTCACCAAAGAGGAAGAGTACGAGGACGAGCCCTACCATGAGCCGGCGCTGCCGGAGGAGTACTCCGTGCCCCTCTTCCCCTTTGCCAGCCAGGGGGCCAACCCCTGGTCCAAGCTGTCGGGGGCCAAGTTCTCCCGGGACTTCATCCTCATCTCGGAGTTCTCCGAGCAGGTGGGGCCGCAGCCCTTGCTGACCATCCCCGACGATACCAAAGTCTTTGGCACCTTCGATCTCAATTACTTCTCCCTCCGGATCATGTCTGTGGATTACCAGGCCTCCTTCGTGGGGCATCCGTCTGGCTGTGCCTACCCCAAGCTGAACTTCGTGGAGGACTCCAAGGTGGTCCTGGGGGATTCGAAGGAAGGAGCCTTTGCGTACGTGCATCATCTCACCCTTTATGACCTGGAGGCCAGGGGTTTCGTCAGGCCGTTTTGCATGGCCTATATTTCCACTGATGAACTTAAAATCATGCAGCAGTTCCAAGAGCTCTCAGCTGAGTTCTCTAAGGCTTCAGAGTGCTTGAAGAAAGGCAATAGAAAGGCTTTTGCAAATGAActtgaaaagaaattgaaagaccTGGATTACACCAGGACTGTGCTGCACACGGAAACAGAGATCCAGAAAAAGGCTAGCGATAAATGGTTTTATTCCTCTCAGGCCATTGAGAAAGCCAACGAATTGGCCAGTGTGGAAAAATCCATTATTGAACACCAGGACTTGTTAAAGCAAATCAGATCTTATCCTCACCGAAAACTGAAGGCATCTGATAGCTATCCGTGTGAGCCCGAGCGTGTCCAGGATCAATCAGCTGACCAGGCATCCACTACCTCTAACCCTGATGAGTCTGCTGAAAGAAATCTTTATAGGCGAAGAACCTCATATACCCCCAAGCTCATCAAGGCAAAGTCTGCTAAATGTTTTGACAAGAAGCTGAAAACCTTGGAAGAACTTTGTGACACTGAGTTTTTCACCCAGACCCTGGCTCAGTTGAATCACATTGAACATATGTTTAGAGGAGATTTATGCTACCTTTTGACCAGCCAGATTGACAGAGCTCTTTTGAAACAGCAATGTGTAACTAACTTCCTCTTTGAAGACTTGGTCATTTTAGATGATAAAGTAGTAGAGAAACAGGATAATACACCCATAGAATATAGTCAGGACAAGCTGCACTCCAGATCTTTGGAAGACTGTCCAATTCCTAAAGTGTTAATTAATGTGGGATCTTTTAAGTCCAGTGTGGAGTCTGTACTTATCAAGATGGAGCAGGAAGTTGGAGATGAATTCAAAGAGTCTGAGGTGCCAGAATCTGGCATTTATGATCATCAGGAGAACTTGGATTACCTTGACATGGATATGAAAGGAAGCATCAGTAGTGGTGAAAGCATTGAGGTTTTGGGCACTGAAAAGTCTACTTCTGTTCTATCTAAGTCAGACAGTCAGGCAAGCTTGACTATCCCATTGAGCCCTCAGGTGGTCCGGAGCAAAGCAGTCAGCCGGAGGACTATCAGTGAGGACAGTATTGAGGTTCTTAGCACTTGTCCCTCAGAGGCCTTGATCCCTGATGACTTTAAGGCAAGTTACCCAAGTGCCATTAATGAAGAACCTTATGTGGAAGAGCCTTATGCAGAGGATGATGAAGGAGCTATTCACTTTAGTGCAAGTGTCAGCCAACAGGATCTTGGTGAGACAGAGGGCAGTTCAGAAAACATGTTAGCACAAACAGATTCTGCTTGTTGTATTGGAAAAGAGAGTTCAAGTCTTCTCATACCAAATTCTGACCAAACACAGAAACAGTTCGATGAAGATGGAGTGGTCAGTATTCCTCCACAGCGTTACAAGGAGAGGCAGCAGGGATTTCATGTGGACTTCTCAGTGGACAATATCAACTCTTCTTCCCAGGAGAATACAACAGAAGGCCTTTCTCCTTATGACCTGGACCCAAGCTGCCTGAGAAGCAGCAGGGATGTCAGTAAGATCAGCCTTAATGAGTATGGAGATTCCACCAGCTACATGAGCAGTGCAGCATCCACCAGTTCCGATAGGACTCCGTCTCCTGCCCATCACATTGGCCTCTTTTCAGAAAGGCATAAAAAAAAGGCTGGGCAGAATGCCTTAAAATTCATTAGGCAGTACCCCTTTGCACACCCTGCAATTTATTCTCTGCTTAGTGGGAGGACTCTCATTGTGCTAGGGGAAGATGAAGCAATAGTGAAGAAGCTCGTAACAGCTCTGTCCATCTTTGTTCCCAACTATGGCAAATATGCCAAGCCTGTGAAACATTGGGTCTCTTCCCCTTTGCACATAATGGATTTTCAGAAGTGGAAACTTATTGGCTTGCAGAG AGTGGTTTCTCCAGCTGGTGTCAACACCCTCCATTCCCTGAACCGATACAGCCGTTACACTAGCATCCTAGATCTGGACAACAAAACACTGCGGTGCCCACTCTACCGAGGCACTTTGGTGCCCCGCCTGGCAGATCACCGAACCCAGATCAAACGGGGGAGCACATACTACATGCATGTGCAGAGCGTCCTAACCCAGCTATGCTCTAAGGCCTTTCTCTACGCTTTCTGTCATCACCTACACTTGCCCATCAATGAGAAGGAGACAGAGCAGTCTGTGGTAGGCCGACAGGTGAACTTCTTGAAGCTGCACCTGGGCCTGGTGAATGAGGATGTCAAAGTGGTGCAATATTTGGCTGAGCTGCTCAAGCTGCAATACATCCAAGAGCCTGTCAGGCCCAATCCCTCAATGCTCAGGTTTGACTATGTTCCCAGCTTTTTGTACAAAATCTAG
- the SMCR8 gene encoding guanine nucleotide exchange protein SMCR8 isoform X2, with product MISAPDVVAFTKEEEYEDEPYHEPALPEEYSVPLFPFASQGANPWSKLSGAKFSRDFILISEFSEQVGPQPLLTIPDDTKVFGTFDLNYFSLRIMSVDYQASFVGHPSGCAYPKLNFVEDSKVVLGDSKEGAFAYVHHLTLYDLEARGFVRPFCMAYISTDELKIMQQFQELSAEFSKASECLKKGNRKAFANELEKKLKDLDYTRTVLHTETEIQKKASDKWFYSSQAIEKANELASVEKSIIEHQDLLKQIRSYPHRKLKASDSYPCEPERVQDQSADQASTTSNPDESAERNLYRRRTSYTPKLIKAKSAKCFDKKLKTLEELCDTEFFTQTLAQLNHIEHMFRGDLCYLLTSQIDRALLKQQCVTNFLFEDLVILDDKVVEKQDNTPIEYSQDKLHSRSLEDCPIPKVLINVGSFKSSVESVLIKMEQEVGDEFKESEVPESGIYDHQENLDYLDMDMKGSISSGESIEVLGTEKSTSVLSKSDSQASLTIPLSPQVVRSKAVSRRTISEDSIEVLSTCPSEALIPDDFKASYPSAINEEPYVEEPYAEDDEGAIHFSASVSQQDLGETEGSSENMLAQTDSACCIGKESSSLLIPNSDQTQKQFDEDGVVSIPPQRYKERQQGFHVDFSVDNINSSSQENTTEGLSPYDLDPSCLRSSRDVSKISLNEYGDSTSYMSSAASTSSDRTPSPAHHIGLFSERHKKKAGQNALKFIRQYPFAHPAIYSLLSGRTLIVLGEDEAIVKKLVTALSIFVPNYGKYAKPVKHWVSSPLHIMDFQKWKLIGLQRVVSPAGVNTLHSLNRYSRYTSILDLDNKTLRCPLYRGTLVPRLADHRTQIKRGSTYYMHVQSVLTQLCSKAFLYAFCHHLHLPINEKETEQSVVGRQVNFLKLHLGLVNEDVKVVQYLAELLKLQYIQEPVRPNPSMLST from the exons ATGATCAGCGCCCCTGACGTGGTGGCCTTCACCAAAGAGGAAGAGTACGAGGACGAGCCCTACCATGAGCCGGCGCTGCCGGAGGAGTACTCCGTGCCCCTCTTCCCCTTTGCCAGCCAGGGGGCCAACCCCTGGTCCAAGCTGTCGGGGGCCAAGTTCTCCCGGGACTTCATCCTCATCTCGGAGTTCTCCGAGCAGGTGGGGCCGCAGCCCTTGCTGACCATCCCCGACGATACCAAAGTCTTTGGCACCTTCGATCTCAATTACTTCTCCCTCCGGATCATGTCTGTGGATTACCAGGCCTCCTTCGTGGGGCATCCGTCTGGCTGTGCCTACCCCAAGCTGAACTTCGTGGAGGACTCCAAGGTGGTCCTGGGGGATTCGAAGGAAGGAGCCTTTGCGTACGTGCATCATCTCACCCTTTATGACCTGGAGGCCAGGGGTTTCGTCAGGCCGTTTTGCATGGCCTATATTTCCACTGATGAACTTAAAATCATGCAGCAGTTCCAAGAGCTCTCAGCTGAGTTCTCTAAGGCTTCAGAGTGCTTGAAGAAAGGCAATAGAAAGGCTTTTGCAAATGAActtgaaaagaaattgaaagaccTGGATTACACCAGGACTGTGCTGCACACGGAAACAGAGATCCAGAAAAAGGCTAGCGATAAATGGTTTTATTCCTCTCAGGCCATTGAGAAAGCCAACGAATTGGCCAGTGTGGAAAAATCCATTATTGAACACCAGGACTTGTTAAAGCAAATCAGATCTTATCCTCACCGAAAACTGAAGGCATCTGATAGCTATCCGTGTGAGCCCGAGCGTGTCCAGGATCAATCAGCTGACCAGGCATCCACTACCTCTAACCCTGATGAGTCTGCTGAAAGAAATCTTTATAGGCGAAGAACCTCATATACCCCCAAGCTCATCAAGGCAAAGTCTGCTAAATGTTTTGACAAGAAGCTGAAAACCTTGGAAGAACTTTGTGACACTGAGTTTTTCACCCAGACCCTGGCTCAGTTGAATCACATTGAACATATGTTTAGAGGAGATTTATGCTACCTTTTGACCAGCCAGATTGACAGAGCTCTTTTGAAACAGCAATGTGTAACTAACTTCCTCTTTGAAGACTTGGTCATTTTAGATGATAAAGTAGTAGAGAAACAGGATAATACACCCATAGAATATAGTCAGGACAAGCTGCACTCCAGATCTTTGGAAGACTGTCCAATTCCTAAAGTGTTAATTAATGTGGGATCTTTTAAGTCCAGTGTGGAGTCTGTACTTATCAAGATGGAGCAGGAAGTTGGAGATGAATTCAAAGAGTCTGAGGTGCCAGAATCTGGCATTTATGATCATCAGGAGAACTTGGATTACCTTGACATGGATATGAAAGGAAGCATCAGTAGTGGTGAAAGCATTGAGGTTTTGGGCACTGAAAAGTCTACTTCTGTTCTATCTAAGTCAGACAGTCAGGCAAGCTTGACTATCCCATTGAGCCCTCAGGTGGTCCGGAGCAAAGCAGTCAGCCGGAGGACTATCAGTGAGGACAGTATTGAGGTTCTTAGCACTTGTCCCTCAGAGGCCTTGATCCCTGATGACTTTAAGGCAAGTTACCCAAGTGCCATTAATGAAGAACCTTATGTGGAAGAGCCTTATGCAGAGGATGATGAAGGAGCTATTCACTTTAGTGCAAGTGTCAGCCAACAGGATCTTGGTGAGACAGAGGGCAGTTCAGAAAACATGTTAGCACAAACAGATTCTGCTTGTTGTATTGGAAAAGAGAGTTCAAGTCTTCTCATACCAAATTCTGACCAAACACAGAAACAGTTCGATGAAGATGGAGTGGTCAGTATTCCTCCACAGCGTTACAAGGAGAGGCAGCAGGGATTTCATGTGGACTTCTCAGTGGACAATATCAACTCTTCTTCCCAGGAGAATACAACAGAAGGCCTTTCTCCTTATGACCTGGACCCAAGCTGCCTGAGAAGCAGCAGGGATGTCAGTAAGATCAGCCTTAATGAGTATGGAGATTCCACCAGCTACATGAGCAGTGCAGCATCCACCAGTTCCGATAGGACTCCGTCTCCTGCCCATCACATTGGCCTCTTTTCAGAAAGGCATAAAAAAAAGGCTGGGCAGAATGCCTTAAAATTCATTAGGCAGTACCCCTTTGCACACCCTGCAATTTATTCTCTGCTTAGTGGGAGGACTCTCATTGTGCTAGGGGAAGATGAAGCAATAGTGAAGAAGCTCGTAACAGCTCTGTCCATCTTTGTTCCCAACTATGGCAAATATGCCAAGCCTGTGAAACATTGGGTCTCTTCCCCTTTGCACATAATGGATTTTCAGAAGTGGAAACTTATTGGCTTGCAGAG AGTGGTTTCTCCAGCTGGTGTCAACACCCTCCATTCCCTGAACCGATACAGCCGTTACACTAGCATCCTAGATCTGGACAACAAAACACTGCGGTGCCCACTCTACCGAGGCACTTTGGTGCCCCGCCTGGCAGATCACCGAACCCAGATCAAACGGGGGAGCACATACTACATGCATGTGCAGAGCGTCCTAACCCAGCTATGCTCTAAGGCCTTTCTCTACGCTTTCTGTCATCACCTACACTTGCCCATCAATGAGAAGGAGACAGAGCAGTCTGTGGTAGGCCGACAGGTGAACTTCTTGAAGCTGCACCTGGGCCTGGTGAATGAGGATGTCAAAGTGGTGCAATATTTGGCTGAGCTGCTCAAGCTGCAATACATCCAAGAGCCTGTCAGGCCCAATCCCTCAATGCTCAG